A region from the Cannabis sativa cultivar Pink pepper isolate KNU-18-1 chromosome 9, ASM2916894v1, whole genome shotgun sequence genome encodes:
- the LOC115723277 gene encoding GTP-binding protein At2g22870 yields MILLRLPKAPMAMTFFLAQPSSSSLYSFSHSHFSLIPKPHSLTINPTLKPFHLLSSPKSTLSPSQPQTLSTPDTTHPQIETPQEDFDTQIQVSLENLFVPPETEIGDGTSALTSRILRGSNIVLSKYARDAQVAQAEFVKSSVATEDCPSDGLPEFALVGRSNVGKSSLLNSLVRRKKLALTSKKPGKTQCINHFRINDSWYLVDLPGYGYASAPKDLRTDWAKFTKDYFLNRSKLVSVFLLIDASIPAKSIDLEYASWLAQNQIPMTLIFTKCDKRKKKKNGGKRPEENVKDFQELVRGFFKTVPPWIMTSSVTNQGRDEILLHMAQLRNYWLKH; encoded by the exons ATGATTTTGCTTCGATTACCAAAAGCTCCCATGGCCATGACCTTCTTCTTAGCTcaaccttcttcttcttcactctaCTCCTTCTCCCATTCCCATTTCAGTCTCATCCCAAAACCCCATTCACTCACCATTAATCCAACTCTTAAACCCTTTCACCTTCTCTCATCTCCAAAATCAACTCTTTCACCTTCCCAACCACAGACCTTATCCACCCCCGACACTACACACCCCCAAATTGAAACCCCTCAAGAAGATTTCGATACCCAAATCCAAGTATCCCTCGAAAACCTCTTCGTGCCTCCGGAAACAGAAATTGGTGATGGTACTTCAGCCCTGACCTCGAGAATCTTGAGGGGCTCTAATATTGTTCTGAGCAAGTACGCAAGGGATGCTCAGGTTGCCCAAGCTGAGTTCGTTAAGAGCAGTGTTGCCACTGAGGATTGTCCCTCTGATGGTCTTCCTGAGTTCGCTCTCGTTGGTCGCTCCAATGTGGGAAAGTCTTCGCTTCTTAATTCCCTTGTTCGGAGAAAGAAACTTGCTTTAACCTCAAAGAAGCCTG GGAAGACACAATGCATCAACCATTTTCGAATCAATGATAGCTGGTACCTTGTTGATTTGCCTGGATATGG ATATGCTTCTGCACCGAAGGATCTTCGAACAGATTGGGcaaaatttactaaagattaCTTCCTAAATAGGTCGAAACTAGTTTCAGTATTCCTTCTCATTGATGCTAGCATTCCTGCCAAAAGCATTGACCTTGAGTATGCTAGTTGGCTGGCACAGAATCAG ATCCCCATGACATTAATCTTCACAAAATGCGACAAgcgaaagaagaagaagaacggAGGCAAAAGACCGGAAGAAAATGTGAAAGATTTCCAGGAGTTAGTACGTGGTTTCTTCAAGACAGTTCCCCCTTGGATTATGACCAGCAGTGTTACAAATCAGGGTCGTGACGAGATATTACTGCATATGGCCCAGCTACGCAACTACTGGCTCAAGCACTAG
- the LOC115722216 gene encoding AUGMIN subunit 1, protein MSDSSLTEPAKTGGGGGGSEASRIGEVKQWLAHEFGQAGKEVPHFEYTPRSVAYLHNLATLSQAKTQASKILASDFRLKASEYRSQAARIREILENVGLAQEGMASNVVGSVQVLANVANLLNIRDTELSSFLVAMGDISLRKTSVEEKRVKVEKESKILLDFTRKAIARLTYLKRTLAQLEDDVPPCEAQMENWKTNLAVMAAKERQYLQQSSNYKAMLNRVGYLPEISHGVLVETAEHRKELEKKTKPILDTLRSYQDLPPDKALAALAIEDKKRQYAAAEKYLEDVLQSALAPSE, encoded by the exons ATGAGCGATTCCTCCTTAACGGAACCGGCCAAGACCGGCGGCGGCGGAGGAGGATCGGAGGCGTCTCGGATTGGAGAGGTGAAGCAATGGCTGGCTCATGAGTTTGGCCAAGCAGGAAAGGAAGTTCCACATTTTGAATATACACCTCGATCTGTTGCTTATTTACACAACCTTGCTACTCTATCTCAAGCCAAGACCCAAGCTTCTAAGATCCTCGCTTCTGATTTTCGTCTCAAAGCTTCCGAGTATCGCTCCCAAG CGGCGAGAATTAGGGAGATTTTGGAGAATGTGGGTTTGGCACAGGAGGGTATGGCTTCAAACGTTGTTGGGTCGGTTCAGGTTCTGGCAAATGTGGCCAATTTGTTGAACATCAGAGATACTGAGTTAAGCAG TTTTCTTGTAGCAATGGGGGATATTTCTTTGAGGAAGACTAGTGTGGAGGAAAAGAGGGTTAAGGTGGAGAAAGAGTCAAAGATTTTACTTGATTTTACACGAAAAGCCATTGCGAGATTGACATATTTGAAGAG AACACTTGCGCAATTAGAAGATGATGTACCACCTTGTGAGGCTCAAATGGAGAATTGGAAGACAAATTTGGCTGTTATGGCTGCCAAGGAGAGACAATATTTGCAACAGAGTTCTAACTACAAG GCTATGCTTAATCGCGTGGGCTATCTCCCAGAAATAAGCCACGGGGTATTGGTTGAAACAGCAGAACATAGGAAGGAGTTGGAGAAGAAAACAAAGCCCATACTCGATACTTTGAGAAGCTATCAGGATTTGCCTCCG gatAAGGCGCTTGCTGCTTTAGCAATTGAAGACAAGAAAAGGCAGTATGCTGCGGCCGAGAAGTATCTTGAAGATGTTTTGCAATCGGCTCTTGCACCATCAGAGTAG
- the LOC133031061 gene encoding uncharacterized protein LOC133031061, translating into MVTYVKGLYALNDAFADPVSTEIEAKFDSWIGEGLLKHPRHYNCYEDGAKKFTPGFRLGVDYVEDKTWFYHLATCDMFMNDSHMNTIFYYLRKKGKYSSAVTLNFATTDCLFDDSIQALYHKFNKAKSMKTKMSHIHAAHPIAHYIRGMRIPCSKPWYEADHVLFIINLRRESHWVFGRLDVNEGTLFLYNSLRTAKMNAAARNAMKAYSVLLPLFFDLLGF; encoded by the exons ATGGTGACTTATGTGAAGGGCCTTTATGCTCTTAATGATGCTTTTGCTGATCCCGTATCTACCGAGATTGAGGCAAAATTTGACTCTTGGATTGGTGAAGGATTGCTTAAACATCCCAG gcattataattgttatgaagacggcgcaaagaaatttaccccgggttttaggctaggtgttgattatgttgaGGATAAAACTTGGTTTTACCATTTGGCCACATGCGACATGTTTATGAACGACTCG catatgaacaccatattctattaccttcggAAAAAAGGTAAGTATTCTTCCGCTGTGACGTTGAATTTCGCAACCACTGATTGTCTTTTTGATGATTCCATCCAAGCATTGTACCACAAATTTAACAAGGCCAAGTCAATGAAGACTAAGATGTCACACATTCACGCTGCCCACCCAATTGCGCATTACATCCGAGGTATGCGCATTCCCTGTTCCAAGCCTTGGTATGAAGCCGATCACGTGCTTTTCATCATCAATTTAAGAAGGGAAAGTCATTGGGTTTTTGGGCGTCTTGACGTGAACGAAGGGACGTTGTTTCTGTACAATTCTTTGAGAACCGCGAAGATGAATGCCGCAGCTAGGAATGCGATGAAGGCTTATTCCGTGTTGCTGCCTTTGTTTTTCGATTTACTTGGGTTCTAG
- the LOC133031062 gene encoding uncharacterized protein LOC133031062 — translation MESLRALIQQWTYTNRKKAQKTTTFLTPTAEKKLVDNFVESLTENVKPINETMFEVIELTRSWVINLKEKTCSCNRFQLDELPCAHALAVIKEMNLNVYNYCSGYYTTRTWFETYSGSTYPVHNHTTWDVPQNIKDIIVLPPNQKIRSGRPRKRRFLSEWDTKKHNRCGKCGQHGHNRKTCNNQAIK, via the exons atggagtcattgagagcattgattcaacaatggacatacacaaacaggaaaaaagcacagaaaacaacaacatttttaacacctacagcagaaaagaaattagtcgacaactttgtggaatcattgacagaaaat GTAAAACCAATAAACGAGACCATGTTCGAAGTCATTGAACTAACCAGATCATGGGTCATCAACCTCAAGGAGAAAACATGCAGTTGCAACAGATTCCAACTTGATGAGTTACCGTgtgctcatgcgcttgctgttataaaagagatgaacttgaatGTTTACAACTACTGTTCGGGTTATTACACCACGCGAACATGGTTTGAAACATACAGCGGCTCAACATATCcggtacacaatcacacaacttgggatgtgccacaaaacataaaagatatcattgttctgccaccaaaccaaaaaataagatctggaagaccaaggaaacgaaggtttttatctgaatgggatacaaaaaaacataacaggtgcGGCAAATGTGGACAACACGGACACAATcgaaagacatgcaacaatcaagcaataaaatag
- the LOC133031530 gene encoding uncharacterized protein LOC133031530 → MIVWRIWLARNDVLWSNKSTKVSEVIRSAKTNLDTWKNAQSKDLIPLLNVNFSNGREHWMKPVTTNSNRFPASKIALSTLILSLVVRVSPEIAEVVGVKEALSWIKLRNLYDVEIETDSLVVVQAINGSVQMPSQFGLLIQDCQMLLSALHNVFISFVKRSANKVAYCIVRWFCFMCWNSLQFFQLQH, encoded by the coding sequence ATGATTGTGTGGCGTATTTGGTTGGCTCGAAATGATGTTCTTTGGAGCAACAAATCGACAAAAGTTTCAGAGGTGATTCGTTCGGCTAAGACTAATCTTGACACATGGAAAAATGCTCAATCAAAGGATTTAATACCATTACTGAATGTTAATTTTAGTAATGGTAGGGAGCATTGGATGAAACCAGTTACAACTAATTCAAATCGATTTCCAGCTTCGAAGATAGCCCTGTCGACGTTGATCTTGAGCTTAGTTGTAAGGGTATCTCCTGAGATTGCTGAAGTGGTTGGAGTGAAGGAAGCTTTGAGTTGGATAAAGTTGAGAAATTTGTATGATGTGGAAATTGAAACTGATTCTTTAGTAGTTGTTCAGGCTATTAATGGTTCAGTTCAAATGCCATCTCAATTTGGTTTACTTATTCAAGATTGTCAAATGCTTCTTTCAGCATTACATAATGtctttatttcttttgttaaacgatctgcaaataagGTCGCTTATTGCATTGTGAGATGGTTTTGTTTTATGTGTTGGAATTCTCTACAGTTCTTCCAATTACAACATTAA